GATCCGACGACAGGCGGGGTATCCGCGAGCTTTGCCAGCCTGGGTGACATCATTATTGCCGAGCCTGGAGCAATATTCGGCTTTGCCGGACGGATTGTTATTGAACAGACCATCCGCCAGAAGCTGCCGGAGGATTTCCAGACGGCCGAGTTCAATCTGGAGCACGGGCAACTGGATATGGTTGTGCACCGCAAGGAAATGCGCTCCACACTTACGAAGCTGCTGGAGCTGCATGATGTGAAAGGGGGATTTTAGGTTGGCGGGAGAGTTGCCTTTTGAAATGCCTCTGGTAGAAATGCGCAAGAAGATTGCCGAGCTGAAGCAGTTCGGTGAAGAGAAGGGCATAGATTTCAGCGATGAGGTAGTCCGGCTGGAGGAGCGCTACCGTGAGCTGGAGAACGAGATTTATTCCAATATATCCCCGGCCCAGAAGATGCATCTGGCCCGGCATCAAGGCCGTCCGACCTCGCTGGATCTGATCGGGCTGATCTTCACGGATTTCTTGGAGCTGCACGGCGACCGGCTGTTCGGCGATGATCTCGCGGTGGTCGGCGGAATTGCCAAGCTGAACGGAAGGCCGGTAACGGTCATCGGACAGCAGCGCGGCAAGGATACGAAGGATAACATTCAGCGCTTCTTCGGCAGTCCCCATCCCGAGGGCTACCGCAAGGCGCTGCGCCTGATGAAGCAGGCCGAGAAGTTCGGCCGTCCGATCATCAGCTTCGTGGATACCAAGGGAGCTTACCCCGGGAATACGGCAGAGGAGCGCGGACAGTCCGAAGCGATTGCCCGCAATCTGTTCGAGATGTCGCAATTGTCCGTACCAGTCGTCTGCGTCGTTATCGGCGAAGGCGGCAGCGGCGGGGCCCTGGCTATGGCCGTAGGCAACCGTGTCCTGATGCTGGAGAATGCAATCTATTCCGCCATTACCCCCAACGGTGCGGCTTCCATTCTATGGAAGGATGCCGGCAAGGCGGAGCAGGCGGCGGAGGCGATGAAGATCACGGCTGCCGATCTGCTGGAGATGGAAGTTATCGAGGAGATCATCACGGAGCCCAGAGGCGGAGCGCACCGGGACTACGAGGCGGTGGCGGAAGCGGTTAAGGATTCGGTATGGCGCCATCTGGAGGAGCTGTCGGCCATGGATGCGGCAGAGCTGAAGGAAGACCGCTACCTCAAGTTCCGCAAGATCGGCGAATTCTCAGAGTCGCTCGCGGAACAGGAAGAAGATCTGGAAGAGGTCCGGACTACAGAGTAGACTGCGTATTTTTCTATGGCAGACAGAACCCGCCAGGGAACGCAGATTTGCACTTTCCGACATATCCCAGCTTATTCCAAACGGGGAGCCGGGCAAGATTTGATAACCTTTCATTTACATTTCAATCATCCTGTGCTTGCTGCGGGATGATTTTTATTTTGACGTCAATCCTGTGTCATTCGACTTTAATTTACAGCAAAAACAGCCGCTAACATTGATTTTGTCTTCAATTTGCAGTAATATTCATAAGGGCGCAACTGAACGTTGCATGTGATTGCATGTGATAAAGTTCCTATACAGAGAGCGATCCTTATAGTAGATTTTGTAGTTGGAAAAAGCGAGACAGAGAGAACGAAAAAACGGAGGAAAACCTAATGCGGAAAAGTAAAATTGTATGTACGATCGGACCTGCTAGTGAATCGTTGGAGAATATTAAAAAATTGATTTTGGCTGGTATGAATGTAGCCCGTCTGAACTTCTCCCACGGCGATTTCGATGAGCACGGCGCGCGGATTAACACCATCCGTCAAGCGTCCAAGGAGCTTGGCAAGACCGTTGCCATCCTGCTCGACACCAAGGGACCTGAGATTCGTACAGGCAAGCTGGAAGTAGAACCGATTGAACTGGTTCAGGACGAGTATCTGACCTTGACTACGGAAGAGATTCTGGGCGACCAGAACCGTATCTCCATCACTTACGACAACCTGCCTAACGATGTTCAAGTTGGATCGACTATCCTGATCGACGATGGCCTGATCGGCCTTACCGTTGTTGACATTCAAGGCACCGAAATCAAGACCCGTATTGTTAACGGCGGAACCATCAAGAGCAAGAAGGGCGTTAACGTACCGGGCGTTTCCATCTCCCTGCCGGGGATTACGGAAAAAGACACCAACGA
This region of Paenibacillus sp. FSL K6-1096 genomic DNA includes:
- a CDS encoding acetyl-CoA carboxylase carboxyltransferase subunit alpha; translated protein: MAGELPFEMPLVEMRKKIAELKQFGEEKGIDFSDEVVRLEERYRELENEIYSNISPAQKMHLARHQGRPTSLDLIGLIFTDFLELHGDRLFGDDLAVVGGIAKLNGRPVTVIGQQRGKDTKDNIQRFFGSPHPEGYRKALRLMKQAEKFGRPIISFVDTKGAYPGNTAEERGQSEAIARNLFEMSQLSVPVVCVVIGEGGSGGALAMAVGNRVLMLENAIYSAITPNGAASILWKDAGKAEQAAEAMKITAADLLEMEVIEEIITEPRGGAHRDYEAVAEAVKDSVWRHLEELSAMDAAELKEDRYLKFRKIGEFSESLAEQEEDLEEVRTTE